The DNA region CTCAACGGAAACTCGTTTTCGATCCAGCGGTGAGCTTCCGTACTTCGCGATGGTTTCCATGAGTCGGGAGACACCAATGTCTTTCTGTGCGGAAGTGGCAAAAGCTGGTATAAATAGGCTTCTTTGAATGGCTTTGTGAATCCCGGATCTGAGTTCTTGTTCGCTGAGGTTTCCCGCTTCAAAAAAATGCTCAAGCAGCGTATCATCGGCCTCGGCTACATATTCTATGAGTTTGGCGTGCAGCTCCTGGACGCGAATATTCCATTCTCCTTCGGCCGGAGTTTCCGTGTAGGTTCCGGAACCGTCCTCTTTGTAGTCAAGTTCTTCGTTTCGAAGGACATCAAGCAGGCGGTGGAAGCTTTTCCCTGGATCGATTGGGATCGTCATTGGAAATACATTATCCCCGTAGCGATTCTGAATATTCACAAGGACTTGATCGAAGTTTACGTTCTCTTTGTCGCAACCGTTAATCACAAACATTTTTGGTATGTCATAGCTCGTAGCGTATTCCCATACCTGGTCTGTCCCCAACTGCGGTCCATGCAAGGCGTCCACCACAATAAGAGCAAAATCCCCCACCCGTAAGGCGCCTAATCCTTCGCTGATAAAATCAAAGTAACCGGGCGTATCTATGATGTTAAACTTTTTGCCTTGCCAAGTACAATGAAGCAGCGATGCATGCACAGACATTTGTCGCTCGATTTCACTCGGATGATAGTCGCTGATTGTGCTGCCGGCTTCTATGGTTCCCATTCTGTTGATGATGCCCGCGCTCGCGAGCATCGCCTCTGACAAGATGGTTTTCCCCGCGCCCTGATGCCCCACCAGAGCGAAGTTCCTAATGTGTTCGGCTGAGTAACTCATAGTGTTTCATGGGTTGGTAATTCACTGAATATTTTCCTAATACCCCGGTCAAAGGAGAAGACCTCACAGATTACACCGGTAGACGTAATTTGCCAAGAAGTTTGAATAAAAAAACCCGATTTTTTTGCGAACGAAAATTGGCGGATATAATTTCCAGGAATGGAGGAGATCTAGGCTTTTTAGGCCACTCGCTGATCTGAGATAATGGAGTCAGAACAATGTCTGGTTTATAAGTCTTTGCTGCGATCGTTTGTTTCACGCATCCAGAGAGACCCTTATCAGCCCGGCATTCCTGGCTGCCCAAGTATCGATGAGCATGTCGTTTCCGACGAAAAGTGCGTCCTTGGGGTTCATCTCAACCGCCGCCGCCTTTTGGAATGTATAAAGACCAGTTCAATTGATGATTTATCGGGTCGTTCTTTATAACGATACCCAAATTCAATGGTAAACTTTCAATATTCTCGTGGCCTCGGGAATTCCAGGCATTGGAAAACAAGGTTAACCAGTGCATTCAAACCGTATCGCGATGCATCTTGTAGGCGAAGCTAATATCTCCCGTTCCGGATCCAAGTGTTTAGGTACGAAGCAGGTTGAAGTACCGCGGATTGAGGAAAGATTTAAGCACTTCAGTCGTATCCAGAAAATCTGGAGCCGCCGCAGGTGCATTCAGGATGTTTTGGTAAATGGCTATTAGGGTTTTCCCGTATGTCTTTGTATTAAAACTCCGCTGGATAGAGACGCGGTTGTCTTCCATTTGCTTAGGAGACAATAGACGGTCGAGTTTCTCTGGTGCGAAGTCTAACTTTAAGGATTTATTTTGGTTTACCATTTCAATGACCGTTTTTTGCATGGATTGATTAAGGCGACCGAAATCGACAAGATCCTCTTGAGTTATATTGTCCATAGCTTCATCGGTCATCGGCTTCTGGAAAACCTGGCGATAGTTTTGGTAGTGTCGAACCAGGGCCTGATGGACCGTTTTTCTCAAGTAGTTCTCCCCAATCCATGAAATCGGGACATCAAGTCGCGGATAAAGTCCTTCGAACCGAATACCCTGATCAGTAAATGTGCTGGTGATGTCCGGAAGATCACGCCCGACCAGTTGCGCATCGGCTAAATACGGTTCCAGATAAGTATTTGCAAACCCATCGCCCATATTAGTAGTAACAACGGCATAGGCTTTGTTTATGAGTGCATGGAGGCTATGTTGTTCGCCGAGTCCGAATTGTGTAGGGATTCCAAGGTTTTTCGCAATCGCTTCCCATTCGTTGTAAATTGACAAGGTACTTGCTTCGGCGGGTGCCATCGTTGATCCAAATACTTCTTCTTTCGAGGCCGCGGCTGACCACAGTATAAACTCCCCTATGTTAGTTCTACGTCCACATTGTGTCGGGCATAGGTACAATTTTTTGTCCTTCAGAATGGGGGAATCCATGCCAACCGTCCTATCTTCCGGGTAGTTAACTGGATTTATGAGTAGGTTATTATGTCGATCCTCGATACCCGCAGCTTTAAAGTAATTGCGATGGCGTTCGTTGCAAAATGCATAGCCGATGTGTTCACCCATCGGGTACAGGGTCTGGTTAAGGTTTTCTATATTCCTGCTGGCGAGTTCCTCCCGAAGGGATTTGTAATTCGCAGGCCGTCCATCTTCGGCGAAGTCATGCAAATGCAAAAGTAGCTTCTGTTTTTCGCCAGCCCATTGTGAGACAACAGCTGGGATCACCAAATTCTCCCCTAAGCTGTGGTTGTGGACATGCCACAGGTCGGGTAAGGAACCCCATTCATTCTTACATCTTGTTTCAAGGGCTTTTTTCAAGTCTTCTGCCCGGGGTTGACTTAATGACTTTTTAGATGCCAATTCTGGAATCAATCTGACATTGGCAAATGGGTACGCTAGAATATTTGCTTGTTTCGAGCAAAAAACAAGTGATTCGATTCCAGCCAAATTCAGGGCGCGAACCGTATTTTCGATGACTCGAGTAATGCGGCCAGGCTTGAGGTGGTTATGGAGAATTGCTACGCGCACGAAAAGGCCAGTTGGAATAGATGAGGTTAGATTTTATTATAATGAATACGCCAATTTAGTGGGTTCGTTTAGATAATAGGTCATTGGAAGTAGAGGCTAAAAATAATCTCCAAATAAGAATAGGAGGGCTACTAACCTCTTTGACAAAAATGCATAGTATTCATTCTTGGGAGAGCCCATGCGATTCAAAACGTGATTTCTCAATAAGGGTACTAAACCGTTTGGTTGATCTTGACCTAAAAAGCTTCGTTGAGGAAATTGGCTTTGGTTCTTAGGCATATCCTATTGCCAATATTCTTCACCACAGAAATTTTTTGATAGCCAAGTTACTAGTCTGGATTATTTATCGCATCCGCGTTGAAGGACATGAATATGTCCCCAAGGATAGCGGAGCCGTCATTGTGAGTAACCACATGACATACTTGGACGTTGTATTCCTAAGCATTGCGACGCGTCGTAAGATTCGATTCATTGCGTCCGATACCCTGCATAAAACAAATCGTTTTCGCTGGTTACTCAAATTATCATTCATCGAGTTAATTCCGCCAAACAAGACTCATTCTTATTTTGAAAAAAACGTAGAACACCTTAAGCAAGGAAGATTGCTCGGCGTCTTTTTGGAAGGTCAAGTTTCTCGAACCGGAAGTATGATGGGGTTGAAGCCGGGATTTGAGGAAATTGCCAGGGAAAGTGGTGTTCCGGTAATTCCGGTTTTCATGGATAATCTCTGGCAGACCCGATTTTCCTTTTTTAACCCCGAGGGGATGAAGTTGAAGAGCAAGCCTCTTAGAATGGTTATTAATATTGAGATTGGCGAACCGATCTCTCCTGGAGATATGACCCTCTCTCATGTGCGTCAGGCTATGCTGGACTTATCTGAGAGTTGTTTTCAAAAGCGTAAGGAGCTTTCAGGCCATATTGCTGATGTTTGTTTTCGTGGGCTTGCGGGGCGACCATTTTTCGAGCAACTCATCGATTATACGGCTGGCAGAAAGTCTTTGAAGTCCGGAATTATTTTGGTGCTGGGGCTATTGATTTCGAAATATGTCAAAAGCAATATTCCTGGAAGGCGTGTTGGAATTGTACTTCCTCCGGGTATTGCTGGCACGGTTGCAAACTTAGGTGTCCTCTTTGCAGGTAAGATCCCCGTGAATCTCAATTTCACTGCGGGAAAAGCGGCTATTGAATCATCGTACCGGAAAGGTGAGATCGACACAGTTATCACTGCCGATGCTTTGATTAAAAAAATTCCGAATTTCCCGTGGCCCGAGCATACCATCGATATCGTACCCCTTCTACAAGGATTGGATAAGAAAGCTATTTTGCTTCGGTTCCTGATGGTAGTGATTTTCCCATCCGCTTTGTTGATCCGGATTTACAACATTCCAAAATACGGAAATAACGAAGAAGCAGGACTGCTTTTCACAAGTGGAAGCTCTGGTGAGCCCAAAGGAGTTCCGTTGTCACACCGCAATATCATGTCAAATGTGCTGCAGATCGATGAAGTAGCGCTGCTTAGTAAAGATGATACCTCGTTGATGTGTTGCCTGCCCATTTTTCACAGTTTCGGGTTTACTGTCACTCTTTGGTATCCTTTGTTTCGTCAATTGAAAATGGTGACTATCCCTTCACCTTTGGAGCAGAAGAAAATTGCGGATGCAATCGAGGCTGAAAAGGTCACTGTATTCATTGGCACACGCACTTTCTTCAAGCCATACGTCAAACGTATTCCAGCTGAAAAGATGGCCACTCTTGATTTGGTTGTCGCAGGAGCTGAACGAGTGACACCAGAGTTTTTTGACCTTTGGAACGAAAAATTCGGTTCTGATATTTTTGAAGGTTACGGGATCACGGAAACTTCGCCTGTGGTGAGCGTAAATCTAAAAAACCCTGTTCAAACAAATGAAGAAGCAGTCCCTCAGACTGCTTACCGCCGTGGTTCTGTTGGCAGAATGGTTCCAGGAATAACGGCGCGTATTAAAGATCCAGATTCCGGCGAGGAAAGAAGTCTTTTTGAGCCAGGGATGCTTTACCTTAAAGGAGGCAATATTTTTGGAGGTTACCTGGGAGATCCAGATCTTAATGCCGAAGTGTTAAAGGACGGATGGTTTAAAACAGGTGACCTGGCTCGTTTTGATGAAGATGGGTTTCTTCACATAGAAGGGCGTGAGTCCAGATTTTCCAAAATTGGTGGCGAGATGGTGCCTCATGAGACTATCGAATCAAAAATTATTGAAGTCCTCGATTTGAAGGATGAGGAAACGGTGTCTATCGTTGTTACCTCGCGGCCCGACGACGATAAAGGCGAAGTGCTTGTTCTGATAACTTGTATTACGATTGATGAAGAATTGTTGCGTCAGAAATTGATCGATGAAGGTTATCCAAATCTCTGGATACCGCGAATCGTTAAACAAGTGGAAGAGATTCCTATTCTTGCCAGCGGAAAACTGGATCTGAAGGGTTGTCAGGTATTAGCTGCCTCCTGATGCTTCCTTGAGTGATTCTGGATTTATCGCGGGCTTATGGTGAGGGAATGGACGACTTCTCCAGGCAGCAGAGGCAGATACTCTTCTGTTGCCCAAAGGCGTTGTAGGTCGCGGTAGTTTTTGGACATGAAGTGGCCACTTTGGCCGCAACCCATTTGAAAGATACTGTCTTCCAACTTACCCGGGCTTACTATCATACGAACTCCAGCTGCCAAACTGTGGCTCAAAACTTTTGGACAGTAATGATCTCCCTCAAGTGGGATTTGCGGCATACTCAAAATTCCGTTCAAAGCTGGGACAGCGTACGTGATGGGATGGCGATAGTCTGATTGATTTCTATTTCCCCATCGAAATGCATCCCAGCCGCGTTCCTTAATGCGGATGCATAACTCATCAATCACACTACTGAATTGGTGGAGCCAGGAATCATAGATGGGGTTCAGCAAATAGTCAGGTTGCTCACAAACAATTTGATAAATTGCTTCTTCTGTCATGAAGCGAAAGGGATCGAATTCCTCCGGCTCAAATTCGTAACAAGGTTGGGTAATGTGCCGGAGTACTTCAACCGTCAGGCGATTTCGAAAATCCCTTATTATGGTATAACCAATTGAATTGCCGTCTGCTCGACCGTTCCAGTCTTCAACTTCTTTTTTAAACCTCGCCAATTCAGAATTGGATTTCTCATAAGCATTCAAAGTATCCAGCAATAACTTACGCCAACGAATTAAAAAGGTAACCGAATTATCGTGTTGGATGGCCGCCAAGGTACGTGGGCTGTGCTTTTCCTTGGCAAGCAGTTTTTCTCTGATTTGGTAGGCTCGTGGAAATTCTGAAAAATCGCCGCTTCCCAGGCTCAAATACTTTTCTTCTCCTGAGACGCGGTTGTTGGCCGTCCATAGAAGGTGGTTTTCAGGGTTTGTGATTTTGGGGAACTCGCTACGTTCAAGCTTCTTTGTCCAGGCCTGATCCGCTTCGCTGGAATTTATTGAATCAAACGGGTTACGGCCATTTCTATCTGGCAGGAATCCTGATAAGGTCCAGGCGATATTCCCGCCATCATCTGCCAAGACATAGTTTTGGACTGGCAAGTTTGATTCATAAGAAGTCTCTATAAATTCTTCGTTGGTGACCGAACGCTCAATCAGCATTGAACGAATATTTGCTGCATCTGGGTGATAGGCGGACCATCGGCGAACCCGTTTTTCTCCTGTGG from Verrucomicrobiota bacterium includes:
- a CDS encoding AMP-binding protein, translated to MIAKLLVWIIYRIRVEGHEYVPKDSGAVIVSNHMTYLDVVFLSIATRRKIRFIASDTLHKTNRFRWLLKLSFIELIPPNKTHSYFEKNVEHLKQGRLLGVFLEGQVSRTGSMMGLKPGFEEIARESGVPVIPVFMDNLWQTRFSFFNPEGMKLKSKPLRMVINIEIGEPISPGDMTLSHVRQAMLDLSESCFQKRKELSGHIADVCFRGLAGRPFFEQLIDYTAGRKSLKSGIILVLGLLISKYVKSNIPGRRVGIVLPPGIAGTVANLGVLFAGKIPVNLNFTAGKAAIESSYRKGEIDTVITADALIKKIPNFPWPEHTIDIVPLLQGLDKKAILLRFLMVVIFPSALLIRIYNIPKYGNNEEAGLLFTSGSSGEPKGVPLSHRNIMSNVLQIDEVALLSKDDTSLMCCLPIFHSFGFTVTLWYPLFRQLKMVTIPSPLEQKKIADAIEAEKVTVFIGTRTFFKPYVKRIPAEKMATLDLVVAGAERVTPEFFDLWNEKFGSDIFEGYGITETSPVVSVNLKNPVQTNEEAVPQTAYRRGSVGRMVPGITARIKDPDSGEERSLFEPGMLYLKGGNIFGGYLGDPDLNAEVLKDGWFKTGDLARFDEDGFLHIEGRESRFSKIGGEMVPHETIESKIIEVLDLKDEETVSIVVTSRPDDDKGEVLVLITCITIDEELLRQKLIDEGYPNLWIPRIVKQVEEIPILASGKLDLKGCQVLAAS
- a CDS encoding penicillin acylase family protein — encoded protein: MRFLIRTTVGTLAMVVGMVLAAIVGIYLLFWSSLPSYDGHRTSEGINESLTIERDKLGVPTIRANSRETVSYGIGFCHGQDRFFQMDMLRRVASGELSALVGKGGIGMDTKVRLHNFREHSKLVWENLSDYEKTILKQYTKGVNEGLTSLKTRPPEYWLLKVKPQPWLPEDSILVIFTFYLDLQNNPDLDYARWVARKTLPKEVVQFLDGNSHSWEAAIDGSQILNREIPGPEAFSYLKATPKDSAFIEIPDAVERMPGSNNWVVGPEASVSGFPILAEDPHLNLGVPNTWYKMSYSFSPDGTDNVLDIHGFSVPGLPGIAFGTNGRMAWGITNGSLDTDDLIILEPSEHGFPEYKTSTGTAQIQQKQEIIAIKGAEPMTMEIEYTQWGPVVGETPTGEKRVRRWSAYHPDAANIRSMLIERSVTNEEFIETSYESNLPVQNYVLADDGGNIAWTLSGFLPDRNGRNPFDSINSSEADQAWTKKLERSEFPKITNPENHLLWTANNRVSGEEKYLSLGSGDFSEFPRAYQIREKLLAKEKHSPRTLAAIQHDNSVTFLIRWRKLLLDTLNAYEKSNSELARFKKEVEDWNGRADGNSIGYTIIRDFRNRLTVEVLRHITQPCYEFEPEEFDPFRFMTEEAIYQIVCEQPDYLLNPIYDSWLHQFSSVIDELCIRIKERGWDAFRWGNRNQSDYRHPITYAVPALNGILSMPQIPLEGDHYCPKVLSHSLAAGVRMIVSPGKLEDSIFQMGCGQSGHFMSKNYRDLQRLWATEEYLPLLPGEVVHSLTISPR